One window of the Zea mays cultivar B73 chromosome 3, Zm-B73-REFERENCE-NAM-5.0, whole genome shotgun sequence genome contains the following:
- the LOC100276698 gene encoding uncharacterized protein LOC100276698: MATEVNRDANADDPPLPQPAPSPSSEGKDANNIRDRVSFSSSSSRAARPSCWGSIRIIHRFGRIRSRSLSRMGSDEHDTRASLGGRGRRCGCGCVCSGGKAGAAVGPTRSLLQRNDFYCDDCNTHA, encoded by the coding sequence ATGGCGACGGAGGTAAACCGGGACGCCAACGCTGACGACCCTCCTCTGCCGCAACCGGCCCCTTCCCCGTCGTCGGAGGGGAAGGATGCCAACAACATCAGGGACAGGGTATCCTTCTCGTCGTCCTCCTCCAGAGCGGCCCGCCCTTCGTGCTGGGGAAGCATCAGAATCATTCATCGGTTTGGCCGGATCCGGAGCCGGAGCCTGAGCAGAATGGGCAGCGACGAGCACGACACGCGCGCAAGCCTCGGGGGTCGTGGGCGCCGCTGCGGTTGCGGTTGCGTTTGCAGCGGCGGCAAGGCGGGTGCAGCGGTCGGGCCGACGAGGTCCCTCCTCCAGCGCAACGATTTCTACTGCGACGATTGCAACACGCACGCGTAG